A genomic stretch from Solanum stenotomum isolate F172 chromosome 8, ASM1918654v1, whole genome shotgun sequence includes:
- the LOC125872348 gene encoding potassium transporter 2 isoform X2, producing MDIDYGKCWDTSKSWKSTLILAYQSLGVVYGDLSISPLYVYKSTFAEDIHHSETNEEIFGVLSFVFWTLTLVPLFKYVFIVLRADDNGEGGTFALYSLICRHAKVSLLPNRQVADEALSTYKLEHPPEMKNSSKLKLLLEKHKSLHTALLILVLLGTCMVIGDGLLTPAISVFSAVSGLELSMSREHHQYAVIPITCFILVCLFALQHYGTHRVGFVFAPIVMTWLLCISALGLYNIIHWNPQVYKALSPYYMVKFLKKTRKGGWMSLGGILLCITGSEAMFADLGHFSYTAIQIAFTFLVYPALILAYMGQAAFLSKHHHTIHKIGFYVSVPDVVRWPVLVIAILASVVGSQAIISGTFSIINQSQSLGCFPRVKVVHTNAKIHGQIYIPEINWILMILCVAVTIGFRDTKHMGNASGLAVMAVMLVTTCLTSLVIILCWNKPPILALGFLLVFGSIELLYFSASVIKFLEGAWLPILLALFLVTVMFVWHYATVKKYEYDLHNKVSLEWLLALGPSLGITRVPGIGLVFTDLTSGIPANFSRFVTNLPAYHRILVFVCVKSVPVPFVPPAERYLVGRVGPAAHRSYRCIVRYGYRDVHQDVDSFESELVSKLADFIRYDWYKAHGIIEACNEDDCSRSGASSGECRLTVIGTLDLSGTPAFELEETMQPASVSVGFPTVESVIEMQPVERRVRFAIDNESEVDSRDEMSSQLQEELEDLYTAQQAGTAFVLGHSHVKAKQGSSVLKRLAINYGYNFLRRNCRGADVSLKVPPASLLEVGMVYIV from the exons ATGGATATCGATTATGGCAAGTGTTGGGACACTTCAAAG TCTTGGAAGAGTACACTGATTCTGGCTTATCAGAGTCTGGGGGTAGTGTATGGTGATCTCAGTATTTCCCCTCTCTATGTCTACAAGAGCACATTTGCAGAAGACATTCATCATTCAGAGACTAATGAAGAGATTTTTGGCGTTCTCTCTTTCGTTTTTTGGACTTTAACTCTAGTTCCTCTATTCAAATATGTCTTTATTGTGCTTCGAGCTGATGACAATGGAGAAG GTGGTACTTTTGCGCTCTATTCCTTAATATGCAGGCATGCCAAAGTTAGCCTTCTGCCTAACAGACAAGTTGCTGATGAAGCTCTTTCTACCTACAAACTTGAGCATCCTCCTGAGATGAAGAACAGCTCAAAGTTGAAGTTGCTTCTTGAGAAGCACAAGTCCTTACACACTGCTTTGCTGATTTTGGTGCTTCTTGGCACTTGTATGGTGATTGGAGATGGGCTGCTTACTCCAGCCATATCTG TATTCTCTGCGGTCTCTGGCCTTGAGTTATCGATGTCTCGGGAGCATCATCAAT ATGCAGTGATTCCAATAACTTGCTTCATATTGGTCTGCCTATTCGCATTACAACATTATGGCACACATCGAGTTGGTTTTGTTTTTGCACCAATTGTGATGACCTGGTTACTCTGCATTAGTGCTCTTGGGTTATACAACATTATTCACTGGAATCCACAGGTTTATAAAGCTCTTTCCCCCTATTACATGGTAAAGTTCctgaagaaaacaagaaaaggtGGATGGATGTCTCTGGGTGGAATTCTGCTCTGCATAACTG GTTCTGAAGCAATGTTTGCTGATCTTGGGCATTTCTCATATACTGCAATTCAA ATTGCATTCACCTTTCTGGTTTATCCAGCACTAATCTTGGCCTATATGGGTCAAGCAGCTTTCTTATCAAAGCATCACCACACCATTCACAAGATTGGTTTCTATGTATCAGTTCCAG ATGTTGTGAGATGGCCAGTGCTAGTAATAGCCATTCTGGCTTCTGTTGTGGGAAGTCAGGCAATCATCAGCGGAACATTTTCAATAATCAACCAGAGTCAATCCCTTGGTTGCTTCCCAAGAGTCAAGGTTGTTCACACCAATGCCAAGATACATGGCCAGATATACATTCCCGAGATCAATTGGATACTCATGATTCTTTGTGTTGCTGTGACTATTGGTTTCAGAGACACAAAGCACATGGGAAATGCGTCAG GACTAGCAGTGATGGCGGTGATGCTAGTGACCACTTGCCTTACTTCATTAGTCATCATCCTCTGCTGGAACAAGCCTCCAATACTTGCCCTTGGATTTCTCCTTGTGTTTGGGTCTATTGAGTTACTCTACTTCTCAGCCTCCGTCATTAAGTTTCTTGAAGGCGCTTGGCTACCAATCCTGCTTGCACTCTTTTTGGTTACTGTCATGTTTGTTTGGCACTACGCCACAGTTAAAAAGTATGAATATGATCTCCACAATAAGGTTTCATTAGAATGGCTGCTGGCACTAGGTCCAAGCTTGGGTATTACTCGAGTCCCTGGCATCGGCCTCGTATTCACAGATTTGACTTCTGGGATTCCAGCCAACTTCTCACGTTTTGTTACCAACCTCCCTGCCTACCACCGGATACTTGTTTTCGTGTGTGTGAAATCCGTGCCAGTCCCTTTTGTTCCCCCAGCTGAGAGATACCTCGTAGGCCGCGTTGGTCCTGCAGCTCATCGTTCCTATAGATGCATTGTCCGTTATGGTTACCGTGACGTTCACCAGGATGTCGACTCCTTTGAATCCGAACTAGTCAGTAAGCTGGCTGATTTCATCCGGTATGATTGGTACAAGGCACATGGAATCATCGAGGCATGCAACGAGGATGACTGCTCACGTTCTGGTGCATCGTCAGGAGAATGTAGACTGACCGTTATAGGAACTCTAGATTTGTCAGGCACACCAGCTTTCGAACTCGAAGAAACCATGCAGCCTGCAAGCGTGTCTGTCGGGTTCCCTACAGTTGAAAGTGTGATAGAGATGCAACCTGTGGAAAGAAGAGTGAGATTTGCCATAGATAATGAGTCGGAAGTGGATTCACGGGACGAAATGAGTTCTCAGCTGCAGGAAGAGCTAGAAGATTTATATACAGCACAACAAGCAGGTACAGCATTCGTACTAGGACATTCACACGTGAAAGCAAAACAAGGATCATCTGTGTTGAAGAGGTTGGCTAtaaattatggttataatttCCTTAGGAGGAATTGCAGAGGTGCAGATGTATCCCTTAAAGTTCCTCCAGCATCCCTTCTTGAAGTTGGCATGGTCTACATTGTTTAA
- the LOC125872348 gene encoding potassium transporter 2 isoform X1, protein MDIDYGKCWDTSKKSWKSTLILAYQSLGVVYGDLSISPLYVYKSTFAEDIHHSETNEEIFGVLSFVFWTLTLVPLFKYVFIVLRADDNGEGGTFALYSLICRHAKVSLLPNRQVADEALSTYKLEHPPEMKNSSKLKLLLEKHKSLHTALLILVLLGTCMVIGDGLLTPAISVFSAVSGLELSMSREHHQYAVIPITCFILVCLFALQHYGTHRVGFVFAPIVMTWLLCISALGLYNIIHWNPQVYKALSPYYMVKFLKKTRKGGWMSLGGILLCITGSEAMFADLGHFSYTAIQIAFTFLVYPALILAYMGQAAFLSKHHHTIHKIGFYVSVPDVVRWPVLVIAILASVVGSQAIISGTFSIINQSQSLGCFPRVKVVHTNAKIHGQIYIPEINWILMILCVAVTIGFRDTKHMGNASGLAVMAVMLVTTCLTSLVIILCWNKPPILALGFLLVFGSIELLYFSASVIKFLEGAWLPILLALFLVTVMFVWHYATVKKYEYDLHNKVSLEWLLALGPSLGITRVPGIGLVFTDLTSGIPANFSRFVTNLPAYHRILVFVCVKSVPVPFVPPAERYLVGRVGPAAHRSYRCIVRYGYRDVHQDVDSFESELVSKLADFIRYDWYKAHGIIEACNEDDCSRSGASSGECRLTVIGTLDLSGTPAFELEETMQPASVSVGFPTVESVIEMQPVERRVRFAIDNESEVDSRDEMSSQLQEELEDLYTAQQAGTAFVLGHSHVKAKQGSSVLKRLAINYGYNFLRRNCRGADVSLKVPPASLLEVGMVYIV, encoded by the exons ATGGATATCGATTATGGCAAGTGTTGGGACACTTCAAAG aAGTCTTGGAAGAGTACACTGATTCTGGCTTATCAGAGTCTGGGGGTAGTGTATGGTGATCTCAGTATTTCCCCTCTCTATGTCTACAAGAGCACATTTGCAGAAGACATTCATCATTCAGAGACTAATGAAGAGATTTTTGGCGTTCTCTCTTTCGTTTTTTGGACTTTAACTCTAGTTCCTCTATTCAAATATGTCTTTATTGTGCTTCGAGCTGATGACAATGGAGAAG GTGGTACTTTTGCGCTCTATTCCTTAATATGCAGGCATGCCAAAGTTAGCCTTCTGCCTAACAGACAAGTTGCTGATGAAGCTCTTTCTACCTACAAACTTGAGCATCCTCCTGAGATGAAGAACAGCTCAAAGTTGAAGTTGCTTCTTGAGAAGCACAAGTCCTTACACACTGCTTTGCTGATTTTGGTGCTTCTTGGCACTTGTATGGTGATTGGAGATGGGCTGCTTACTCCAGCCATATCTG TATTCTCTGCGGTCTCTGGCCTTGAGTTATCGATGTCTCGGGAGCATCATCAAT ATGCAGTGATTCCAATAACTTGCTTCATATTGGTCTGCCTATTCGCATTACAACATTATGGCACACATCGAGTTGGTTTTGTTTTTGCACCAATTGTGATGACCTGGTTACTCTGCATTAGTGCTCTTGGGTTATACAACATTATTCACTGGAATCCACAGGTTTATAAAGCTCTTTCCCCCTATTACATGGTAAAGTTCctgaagaaaacaagaaaaggtGGATGGATGTCTCTGGGTGGAATTCTGCTCTGCATAACTG GTTCTGAAGCAATGTTTGCTGATCTTGGGCATTTCTCATATACTGCAATTCAA ATTGCATTCACCTTTCTGGTTTATCCAGCACTAATCTTGGCCTATATGGGTCAAGCAGCTTTCTTATCAAAGCATCACCACACCATTCACAAGATTGGTTTCTATGTATCAGTTCCAG ATGTTGTGAGATGGCCAGTGCTAGTAATAGCCATTCTGGCTTCTGTTGTGGGAAGTCAGGCAATCATCAGCGGAACATTTTCAATAATCAACCAGAGTCAATCCCTTGGTTGCTTCCCAAGAGTCAAGGTTGTTCACACCAATGCCAAGATACATGGCCAGATATACATTCCCGAGATCAATTGGATACTCATGATTCTTTGTGTTGCTGTGACTATTGGTTTCAGAGACACAAAGCACATGGGAAATGCGTCAG GACTAGCAGTGATGGCGGTGATGCTAGTGACCACTTGCCTTACTTCATTAGTCATCATCCTCTGCTGGAACAAGCCTCCAATACTTGCCCTTGGATTTCTCCTTGTGTTTGGGTCTATTGAGTTACTCTACTTCTCAGCCTCCGTCATTAAGTTTCTTGAAGGCGCTTGGCTACCAATCCTGCTTGCACTCTTTTTGGTTACTGTCATGTTTGTTTGGCACTACGCCACAGTTAAAAAGTATGAATATGATCTCCACAATAAGGTTTCATTAGAATGGCTGCTGGCACTAGGTCCAAGCTTGGGTATTACTCGAGTCCCTGGCATCGGCCTCGTATTCACAGATTTGACTTCTGGGATTCCAGCCAACTTCTCACGTTTTGTTACCAACCTCCCTGCCTACCACCGGATACTTGTTTTCGTGTGTGTGAAATCCGTGCCAGTCCCTTTTGTTCCCCCAGCTGAGAGATACCTCGTAGGCCGCGTTGGTCCTGCAGCTCATCGTTCCTATAGATGCATTGTCCGTTATGGTTACCGTGACGTTCACCAGGATGTCGACTCCTTTGAATCCGAACTAGTCAGTAAGCTGGCTGATTTCATCCGGTATGATTGGTACAAGGCACATGGAATCATCGAGGCATGCAACGAGGATGACTGCTCACGTTCTGGTGCATCGTCAGGAGAATGTAGACTGACCGTTATAGGAACTCTAGATTTGTCAGGCACACCAGCTTTCGAACTCGAAGAAACCATGCAGCCTGCAAGCGTGTCTGTCGGGTTCCCTACAGTTGAAAGTGTGATAGAGATGCAACCTGTGGAAAGAAGAGTGAGATTTGCCATAGATAATGAGTCGGAAGTGGATTCACGGGACGAAATGAGTTCTCAGCTGCAGGAAGAGCTAGAAGATTTATATACAGCACAACAAGCAGGTACAGCATTCGTACTAGGACATTCACACGTGAAAGCAAAACAAGGATCATCTGTGTTGAAGAGGTTGGCTAtaaattatggttataatttCCTTAGGAGGAATTGCAGAGGTGCAGATGTATCCCTTAAAGTTCCTCCAGCATCCCTTCTTGAAGTTGGCATGGTCTACATTGTTTAA